One genomic window of Quercus robur chromosome 6, dhQueRobu3.1, whole genome shotgun sequence includes the following:
- the LOC126688596 gene encoding plastid-lipid-associated protein 6, chloroplastic, with translation MASLSLLPTFLSLSPSPSLSPSSSVTCFSPSRIHTVTVHSPRWSRSAKRSLVPRSTLDEVSVIDPPPPPPPSEPKSELNESLKLKLLSAVSGLNRGLAADEDDLRKADAAAKELEDAGGLVDLSVDLDMLQGRWKLIYSSAFSSRTLGGSRPGLPTGRLLPVTLGQVFQRIDILSKDFDNIAELELGAPWPLPPVEVTATLAHKFEVIGSAKIKITFEKTTVKTTGNLSQLPPLELPRIPDALRPPSNPGSGEFEVTYLDTDIRVTRGDRDELRVFVIS, from the exons ATggcctctctttctcttctgccaacgtttctctctctctcaccatcGCCATCGTTAtcaccttcttcttctgttACATGTTTTAGTCCCAGCAGAATTCACACTGTCACAGTCCATTCTCCAAGATGGTCTCGTTCAGCTAAGCGAAGCCTTGTCCCAAGATCAACTCTGGACGAGGTTTCTGTAATTGaccctccacctccacctccaccatcaGAACCCAAGTCTGAGCTCAATGAGTCTTTGAAGCTCAAATTACTG AGTGCTGTTTCTGGGCTGAATAGAGGTCTTGCTGCAGATGAGGATGATCTGCGAAAGGCAGATGCTGCTGCCAAGGAGCTTGAAGATGCTGGAGGGCTGGTGGACCTCTCAGTTGATCTTGATATGTTGCAAGGGAGATGGAAACTGATATATAGCAGTGCATTCTCATCTCGTACTCTTGGTGGAAGCCGTCCTGGACTGCCCACAGGAAGGCTACTTCCTGTAACTCTTGGTCAG GTTTTTCAACGGATTGACATCTTAAGTAAAGATTTTGATAATATAGCAGAGCTTGAATTAGGTGCTCCATGGCCTCTGCCACCTGTTGAAGTGACTGCCACATTAGCCCACAAATTTGAAGTCATAG GATCTGCAAAGATAAAAATCACATTCGAGAAGACAACTGTAAAGACCACTGGAAACTTATCACAACTGCCACCATTAGAATTACCACGAATTCCAGATGCTTTAAGGCCTCCATCGAATCCAGGCAGTGGTGAATTTGAAGTAACCTATCTTGACACAGATATCCGCGTCACCAGAGGAGACAGAGACGAGCTTAGGGTTTTTGTTATCTCATAA